One Chryseobacterium wanjuense genomic region harbors:
- a CDS encoding SRPBCC family protein — protein sequence MEPINIDITILAPVQKVWDYYNDPKHITKWNFAHESWQCPRSENDLKVGGRFKNRMEAKDGSFGFDFEGIYDEVIPNEKIKYHMEDGRNVDVNFDKIDENTTKVRIAFDPEKQNTVEMQRDGWYAILNNFHKYVENH from the coding sequence ATGGAACCTATTAACATTGACATAACGATTTTAGCTCCCGTACAGAAAGTTTGGGATTATTACAACGATCCGAAACACATCACAAAATGGAACTTTGCCCACGAATCATGGCAGTGCCCACGTTCTGAAAACGATCTAAAAGTAGGCGGAAGATTTAAAAACAGAATGGAAGCCAAAGACGGAAGCTTCGGATTTGATTTTGAGGGAATTTATGATGAGGTGATTCCTAATGAAAAAATAAAATATCATATGGAAGACGGTAGAAATGTGGATGTGAACTTCGATAAAATCGATGAAAATACTACGAAAGTAAGAATAGCTTTCGATCCTGAAAAGCAAAATACTGTGGAAATGCAGAGAGATGGCTGGTATGCTATTCTTAATAATTTTCACAAATATGTTGAAAACCATTAA
- a CDS encoding helix-hairpin-helix domain-containing protein: protein MAKCLSSICAVSHVVQGDFLQGVIAMPARRALEKEKIDSLEKLSNYSEEEIMQLHGFGKNAMEKLKIYMKENHVSFKN, encoded by the coding sequence ATGGCAAAATGTTTAAGTTCCATTTGCGCGGTGAGTCATGTGGTACAGGGAGATTTTTTGCAGGGCGTTATTGCAATGCCTGCAAGAAGAGCATTGGAAAAAGAGAAAATAGATTCTTTGGAAAAATTGTCGAATTATTCTGAGGAAGAAATCATGCAGCTTCATGGCTTCGGAAAAAATGCAATGGAAAAACTAAAGATTTACATGAAAGAGAATCATGTTTCTTTTAAAAATTAA
- a CDS encoding VOC family protein, translated as MNNDIFPCLWFDEDAKEAAEFYSKVFDGKITADTPVVMNVDLFGQKLMLLNGGPQFKKNPSVSFMVICETEDEVQKYWDQLLDGGMALMPLDSYSWSKKYGWIQDKYGVTWQLFLGEKRTEQKIIPTLMFINENNGKAMEAMELYTKTFPNSKIGNILKYGEGSEGHPIQEPDENIQHAHFEIDGYSFFCMDNSYDHQFNFNEGISMVVMTDDQEQTDRYWNTLTSDGGRESMCGWLKDKYGFSWQIVPKKLIQLMSDPDQEKAQNVVQAMMKMQKIIIKDLEDAYNS; from the coding sequence ATGAATAACGATATTTTCCCGTGTCTTTGGTTCGACGAAGATGCTAAGGAAGCAGCAGAATTTTACAGTAAAGTATTTGACGGAAAAATCACTGCAGACACGCCTGTTGTGATGAATGTTGATCTTTTTGGTCAGAAGCTTATGCTGTTAAATGGCGGTCCTCAATTCAAAAAAAATCCTTCGGTTTCTTTCATGGTGATCTGTGAAACGGAAGATGAGGTTCAGAAATACTGGGATCAGCTGCTGGACGGCGGAATGGCTTTAATGCCTTTGGATTCCTATTCCTGGAGCAAAAAATACGGCTGGATTCAGGATAAATATGGAGTGACGTGGCAACTCTTTTTAGGTGAAAAAAGAACTGAGCAAAAAATTATTCCGACATTAATGTTTATTAATGAAAACAACGGAAAAGCCATGGAAGCGATGGAGTTGTACACCAAAACTTTCCCGAATTCCAAAATTGGAAACATTCTGAAATACGGAGAAGGAAGTGAAGGGCATCCCATTCAGGAACCTGATGAAAATATTCAGCATGCGCATTTCGAAATCGATGGCTACAGCTTTTTCTGTATGGATAATTCTTATGATCATCAGTTTAACTTTAATGAAGGAATTTCAATGGTTGTAATGACCGATGATCAGGAGCAGACCGACCGTTACTGGAATACGCTGACTTCAGACGGTGGAAGGGAAAGCATGTGCGGATGGTTGAAAGATAAATACGGTTTTAGCTGGCAGATTGTTCCGAAAAAATTAATTCAGTTAATGAGTGATCCGGATCAGGAAAAAGCTCAGAATGTGGTTCAGGCGATGATGAAAATGCAGAAAATTATAATCAAAGATCTGGAAGATGCTTACAATTCTTAA
- a CDS encoding SDR family oxidoreductase, whose protein sequence is MKTQNKSKSKSKVPKEGLFPEIIRENYQGSQKLLNKKAVISGGDSGIGQAVAVHFAREGADVAIIYKESDDDAGETKKLVEKEGRKCIVIKGDLTKKAFRTKCSEKVKKEWGNLDILINNAGIHTSKDSLEKITDEQIQKTFDTNIISMISFTRNFLPMMNEGGRIICTTSVTAYRGSDHLIDYAATKGAILSFIRSLSTNLAEKKILVNGIAPGPIWTPLVKETFKDISTFGKDTPLKRAGQPSEVAPAYVFLASEDANYITGEVIHINGGDFVGG, encoded by the coding sequence ATGAAAACACAGAACAAGTCGAAATCTAAATCAAAAGTCCCTAAAGAAGGGCTGTTCCCGGAAATTATCAGGGAAAATTATCAGGGAAGTCAAAAATTACTCAACAAAAAAGCTGTCATTTCCGGTGGAGACAGTGGAATCGGACAGGCCGTTGCGGTGCATTTTGCAAGAGAAGGAGCAGATGTTGCCATTATTTATAAGGAAAGTGACGACGATGCCGGCGAAACAAAAAAACTGGTAGAAAAAGAAGGAAGAAAATGTATTGTCATTAAAGGAGATCTTACGAAAAAAGCTTTCAGGACAAAATGTTCTGAAAAGGTAAAAAAAGAATGGGGAAATCTGGATATTTTGATTAATAATGCCGGAATTCACACTTCAAAAGATAGCCTTGAAAAGATCACGGATGAACAGATTCAGAAGACTTTCGATACCAATATCATTTCGATGATTTCTTTTACAAGAAACTTTTTGCCGATGATGAATGAAGGAGGCAGAATCATTTGTACAACTTCAGTTACAGCGTATCGGGGAAGTGATCACCTGATTGATTATGCCGCAACGAAAGGCGCTATTTTATCCTTCATCCGTTCACTTTCTACTAACCTTGCGGAGAAGAAAATTTTAGTGAACGGGATTGCTCCCGGACCCATCTGGACGCCGCTTGTGAAAGAAACTTTTAAGGATATTTCAACATTTGGGAAAGATACTCCGCTGAAACGGGCGGGACAGCCTTCTGAAGTGGCTCCGGCCTATGTTTTCCTGGCTTCCGAAGATGCCAATTACATCACGGGAGAAGTGATTCACATCAACGGAGGAGATTTTGTAGGTGGGTAA
- a CDS encoding SRPBCC family protein, whose amino-acid sequence MKKLSFEIQISAPPEKVWSVLWDEISYRQWTTAFTEGSFYQGTLEEGSLVKFFDPNNNGMYSRVVKNIANTEMKFLHLGEIYDGIEVPQQWGEATEAYILDENEEGTQLIIKIQTPEEFKEFFEEKFPKALGIIKNLSENQF is encoded by the coding sequence ATGAAAAAATTATCATTCGAAATTCAGATAAGTGCGCCGCCCGAAAAGGTGTGGAGTGTACTTTGGGACGAAATATCTTACAGACAATGGACTACAGCTTTCACGGAAGGCTCTTTTTACCAGGGAACTTTGGAAGAAGGAAGTCTTGTGAAATTTTTTGACCCGAATAACAATGGAATGTACAGCAGGGTAGTAAAAAATATTGCGAATACAGAAATGAAATTTTTACATCTTGGAGAAATTTATGATGGCATTGAAGTGCCACAGCAATGGGGAGAAGCAACAGAAGCCTATATCTTGGACGAAAACGAAGAAGGAACACAATTGATCATCAAAATACAGACACCGGAAGAATTTAAAGAATTTTTTGAAGAGAAATTTCCGAAAGCTCTGGGAATTATCAAAAATTTATCTGAAAATCAATTTTAA
- a CDS encoding SRPBCC family protein, whose amino-acid sequence METLSYEKIINAPKQKVWDVLWGDDTYSEWTKFFGPGSKMKSDWKVGGKTYFMNSEGEGMVSTIDSLEEPNQIIFKHLGMVDKEGNEDTQSKEVMEWSGSFEKYILIDFDGQTKLHAEVQVEKDWKDHLNNGFIQGLEVVKNLAEK is encoded by the coding sequence ATGGAAACATTATCTTACGAAAAAATTATCAATGCTCCGAAACAAAAAGTCTGGGATGTACTTTGGGGAGACGATACGTATAGCGAATGGACAAAATTTTTCGGTCCTGGATCGAAAATGAAATCCGATTGGAAAGTGGGAGGGAAAACCTATTTTATGAATTCGGAAGGAGAAGGAATGGTTTCGACAATTGATAGTTTGGAAGAACCAAATCAAATTATTTTTAAACATTTGGGAATGGTAGACAAAGAAGGAAATGAAGACACCCAAAGCAAAGAAGTCATGGAGTGGAGCGGTTCTTTTGAGAAATATATTTTAATCGATTTTGACGGACAAACAAAGCTTCATGCAGAAGTTCAGGTAGAAAAAGACTGGAAAGATCACCTGAATAACGGCTTTATTCAAGGCTTGGAAGTTGTGAAAAATCTTGCCGAGAAATAG
- a CDS encoding DoxX family protein: MKLLTILFITFILALLGTKIFQGDWNFLFSGNLGMAVFIIFTGLSHFKFQKGMEMMIPDFIPAKIFWVYCTGFIEIAAGIGLMIPSIRELTAFLLIIFYVLVFVANINSSKKNINIFKADYTGPGMNYLYRERIPMQIILIAWTWYFGIYLS, translated from the coding sequence ATGAAATTATTAACCATTCTCTTCATCACCTTCATTCTGGCATTATTAGGAACCAAAATTTTTCAGGGCGACTGGAATTTTTTGTTTTCAGGGAATCTTGGGATGGCGGTTTTTATTATATTCACAGGGCTTTCCCATTTCAAATTCCAGAAAGGAATGGAGATGATGATTCCGGATTTTATTCCTGCCAAAATATTTTGGGTCTATTGTACGGGATTCATTGAAATTGCTGCAGGAATCGGTCTGATGATTCCTTCGATCCGTGAGCTGACGGCTTTTTTATTAATTATTTTCTATGTTTTGGTTTTTGTAGCCAATATCAATTCTTCAAAGAAAAATATCAACATTTTCAAGGCAGATTATACCGGACCGGGAATGAATTATCTTTATAGAGAAAGAATTCCGATGCAGATTATTTTGATTGCCTGGACCTGGTATTTTGGGATTTATTTGAGCTAA
- a CDS encoding aspartyl protease family protein, translating to MKKHNFVILFVLLSSLMPLSGKATKFSTVKNSSTTIANVLNKKGDKQPSGDTKPNKADKNKSKFTGEFTTDFTAKNGLIYVNAELNGKPASFVLDSGLGSDLILNSNSKLLEDLKESDVCISGMGSGKCRQIETSWVSTFNWKGIMVSDVDVVAMPLSNLGGNDNFAGIIGFNMFKNYQLTFDYQHHNLKVSTNKNLEKEIKENGKLLSTIPFEMKEHMPVFDVEINGKTYKMGLDTGASVNVINIKYFDGFTNSLTKIQEVSMKGFGGESKVKRGSIKETRIGGLTYDNMDYNFENASLNNLNKEYKYGIDGLIGYDFLKKYITVVDFNSKEIRIYEGSKN from the coding sequence ATGAAAAAACACAACTTCGTAATACTATTTGTATTACTCTCTTCCCTAATGCCTTTATCTGGAAAAGCAACAAAATTTTCAACAGTAAAAAATTCATCGACTACAATTGCGAATGTCTTGAACAAAAAAGGCGATAAACAACCATCCGGAGATACTAAACCAAATAAAGCTGACAAAAATAAAAGCAAATTTACCGGTGAGTTTACAACCGATTTTACTGCAAAAAACGGATTAATCTATGTAAATGCAGAACTGAACGGAAAACCGGCATCTTTCGTATTGGATAGCGGACTTGGATCGGATCTTATTTTAAATTCCAATTCTAAATTATTAGAAGATTTAAAAGAATCTGACGTATGTATCAGCGGGATGGGAAGCGGAAAATGCAGACAAATTGAAACGTCCTGGGTCAGTACATTTAACTGGAAAGGGATTATGGTTTCTGATGTTGATGTCGTGGCGATGCCTCTTTCAAACTTAGGTGGAAATGATAATTTTGCAGGGATTATTGGTTTTAATATGTTTAAAAATTATCAGTTAACTTTTGATTATCAACACCATAATTTAAAAGTGAGCACCAATAAAAACCTTGAAAAAGAGATAAAAGAAAATGGAAAACTTCTTTCTACGATCCCTTTTGAGATGAAAGAACATATGCCTGTATTTGATGTGGAAATCAACGGCAAAACATATAAAATGGGTTTAGATACAGGAGCATCCGTTAATGTAATAAATATCAAATATTTTGATGGTTTTACTAATTCTTTAACCAAAATTCAGGAAGTTTCCATGAAAGGATTTGGAGGTGAATCTAAAGTGAAAAGAGGCAGCATCAAAGAAACAAGAATCGGAGGTCTTACTTATGATAATATGGATTACAACTTCGAAAACGCCTCTCTGAATAACCTGAATAAAGAATACAAATACGGTATCGACGGCTTAATTGGCTATGACTTTTTGAAAAAATACATCACTGTGGTCGACTTCAATTCAAAAGAGATCCGTATTTACGAAGGATCAAAAAATTAA